In the genome of Fusarium graminearum PH-1 chromosome 2, whole genome shotgun sequence, the window TTCCCGTCCCGACCGATTCCTTTGAGAGatgatattcttcttcttttaCTACTACTTCTACTTGTCATCGTAGATCCGTCTTGAGTAATTGGAACTTTTCCAATCTTCATAGAGCTTCCAGAATGGCTCTATCACGTTCGTCTCGTCAGGCGATGCTCCTTGGTCGCCAATTCGGTCGCCAGAGCTCCCGCTTACAGATATCCTCACAGAGACGAGCTGTCGCAAACCTCACCCCGCCACATCATGCAGGTGCTATCTCACGGATCCAAACTTCCGTGGATCCTTCGTCGGAAGAGTTCAAGGAGAATGAGAAGCAAATGAGCGAGGTCATGAGCCGCATGCAGGAACTCGCCCGCAAAATCCAGAAGGGAGGGTCTGATAAGGCCAGGCAGAAGCACATCGATCGCAAAAAGATGCTCCCCAGAGATCGAGTTACGGCATTAATCGACCCTGGGACGACATTTATGGAGCTCTCTCCTATGGCTGGATATGATCTGTACCCTGAAGCCGAGGTGCCAGCAGGTGGTATCATCACAGGTGTGGGTGTTGTCGAGGGCGTGACTTGTGTCATTGTCGCCAATGATAGCACTGTCAAGGGCGGTACATATTATCCCATTACAGTCAAGAAGCACTTGCGCGCTCAGGCCGTTGCCAGAGAAAACAAATTGCCGTACGTACACATAAGTAACAGTCCCATCATGGGGTCTCCCTTGACTGACAACTACCAGATGCATCTACCTCGTCGACAGCGGCGGCGCCAATCTCCCCCACCAGGCCGATGTTTTCCCCGATCAAAATCACTTTGGTCGCATCTTCTATAACCAGGCCCGCATGAGCTCGGAGGGTATCCCCCAAATCGCCGTAGTCATGGGCCCATGTACAGCTGGTGGTGCCTATGTCCCAGCTATGAGCGACGAGAGCATCATTGTTCAGGAGCAGGGTCACATTTTTCTTGCCGGTCCTCCTCTTGTCAAGGCAGCGACAGGAGAAGTTGTCAGCCATGAGGATTTGGGAGGTGGCAAGATGCACTCGTCTGTGTCTGGTGTAACAGATTACCTGGCCGTGGATGATGCCCATGCCGTAGTATTGGCCCGACGCTGCATCAGCAACCTGAACTGGCCCAAGAAGTCACCAGAGACGCAAGCTCCCAAGCCTACATACTTGGAGCCACTCCACAACCCAGAGGAGCTGCTTGGCATTGCTACCACCAACTTGCGAAAGCCTCTTCCCATCCGCGAGGTCATTGCTCGAGTTGTGGATGGCTCCGAATTCTCTGAATTCAAGCGCGACTTTGGCACCACTCTCGTGACTGGCTTCGCTGAAATTTACGGTCACAAGGTGGGTATTGTGGCCAACGACGGTATTCTCTTCGCCAAGTCGGCTGTCAAGGGCGCTCACTTCATCGAGCTCTGCTCGCAGCGTGGCATTCCCCTCGTGTTTCTCCAAAACATCTCTGGCTTCATGGTAGGCTCAGAGTCGGAGCGGGAGGGCATTGCAAAGCACGGCGCCAAGCTTGTGACTGCGGTGGCTTGCGCAGACGTGCCCAAGTTCACTGTCGTCATTGGTGGTAGCTACGGCGCTGGTAATTACGGAATGTGCGGGCGAGCATACAGCCCGCGGTTCTTGTGGATGTGGCCCAACGCCAAGGTGGGTGTCATGGGTAGCGAGCAACTCGCAGCTGTTATGGAAACAGTTGGAAAGACAGTCGATGCGGGCTTGAAGGAGcgcatcgagaaggagagcgaCGCCACATTCTCTTCAGCGCGGTTATGGGTAGGTCACATGCGTATGAACCTTGTTGCATGGAATCAAGAACTAACACTTTTGCAGGACGATGGTATTATCCCTCCTCAACATACAAGACGGTACCTGGGTCTGGGTCTACAGGCTGCTATGGGAGGTAGAAATGAGGTCAAGGCGGGCGATACAAAGTTCGGTGTCTTCCGAATGTAGAAAACCATTAAAGTAAAAATATAGTAATGTATCAAAAGCAACTTCCAATCATGTGCCCTGTATGAACTACAGTACTGTACAGACGGATATGCACCTCGTATCGTTGGTGATCTGCTGCCCGCTGGGGCCTCATTCTCCTGACATAATAACCCTGTTGCATTTCGATAGCCTTATTCGTAAGCTTACACGATGTTTGGACTCGTTCACACCTTATGAATGGGTAATGCACCCTTTCAGTACTTATTATCATTAGAAACAGAATCAGATATGTACGGGAGAGGTTGAAGTACATGTATTTTGGGTATAATATCCACATTAAGTCGATTACCCTAGAGAGAATACGAGAAAAACGAACTCATCAAAATCAATGATCGACATGTGCGCACCAACCCTTGGAGCTATGGGCCGATGACGCGAAACGACTAGGACCCCCCACCCTCCACCACATGCAAGCTTGAAACACGCTAAGGAATCCAGCCCAAGCAAGTCTTTAAGCACTTGCGCCTTGATTGTGTATGCAgtttccatcatcaaaagCCTGAGCCATTGGCTTTTGTCCAATATGAGCCGTAGCAAACAAAAACACTTCAATCGTCCTGTCTCAGCTGTGTCACGTTGCTTCTGCTTTTTGGTCACAAGTTCGTCCAATCAAGGAAGTGGTCGATCGAGGTCGGATCTTGGCTCTAAAAAGGTGAAACATAGTCTTCATCCGTTAACTTTTGAGTCTGAGGGTGTCTCGTAAGATGCAGACAGCACACGACATGACACGACACGATACATAACAGAAAAAGCAGCGCCGGATATCCGTATACTGGCGACTTTTCCCGCTATTCCGAGGTGCCAAATTGTTAGAAATTAGCATGACCAACAGATGAGTTAAATAAAAGGATTCGTAAAGAAATTAAAGGAAAGTAACTCTGCCCATGTGAAATCGCGCATGACTGTGACTAGTGCGTCGAACAAATTGAATCTCATTTATTAAGCTTCACGAGTGTATTCGATGTGATCGTCAATGATCCGAGGGACGGGCGCTCATTGCCGCGTATTGAAATTCATGTTCTGTAAGAGCTAGCCTACCTCTACCTGCTAGTTAAGCCCGGCTGGTATCAGCCCGTCCATCCGGCGGAACGGTTCAGTTCGTCCAGACCTCGCGGTTCCATCGTGTTCTGTCTCATCATGTTCGGCCCTAGATGGAGTTTGATCAAGGCTGACTGGACTGAACTCAATATTTGCTTGGACTCAAAGTGGAGGAATCTAAAGAAAGGATTTGGCCATGTGCTTATGCACCGGCGGAGCCATATTATATTGTGTTTAATTAATGAGCTGAGAAAAACAAAGTTTATGGAAAGGACTCTACATCATTTTAACACATGCTATATGTGTAAGCAGCAAAATATGACCGCTGGGATTTATCCAGCAGAGGACCTCGTGGCATATTTGTGTTAGTATTCTGaacag includes:
- a CDS encoding methylcrotonoyl-CoA carboxylase subunit beta, producing MALSRSSRQAMLLGRQFGRQSSRLQISSQRRAVANLTPPHHAGAISRIQTSVDPSSEEFKENEKQMSEVMSRMQELARKIQKGGSDKARQKHIDRKKMLPRDRVTALIDPGTTFMELSPMAGYDLYPEAEVPAGGIITGVGVVEGVTCVIVANDSTVKGGTYYPITVKKHLRAQAVARENKLPCIYLVDSGGANLPHQADVFPDQNHFGRIFYNQARMSSEGIPQIAVVMGPCTAGGAYVPAMSDESIIVQEQGHIFLAGPPLVKAATGEVVSHEDLGGGKMHSSVSGVTDYLAVDDAHAVVLARRCISNLNWPKKSPETQAPKPTYLEPLHNPEELLGIATTNLRKPLPIREVIARVVDGSEFSEFKRDFGTTLVTGFAEIYGHKVGIVANDGILFAKSAVKGAHFIELCSQRGIPLVFLQNISGFMVGSESEREGIAKHGAKLVTAVACADVPKFTVVIGGSYGAGNYGMCGRAYSPRFLWMWPNAKVGVMGSEQLAAVMETVGKTVDAGLKERIEKESDATFSSARLWDDGIIPPQHTRRYLGLGLQAAMGGRNEVKAGDTKFGVFRM